Proteins encoded within one genomic window of Aquarana catesbeiana isolate 2022-GZ linkage group LG03, ASM4218655v1, whole genome shotgun sequence:
- the LOC141134647 gene encoding E3 ubiquitin/ISG15 ligase TRIM25-like, whose protein sequence is MQSLVTLSSSWFLSDFHFYFFAILSAMASADVRKELLDCSICLNIYTDPVTLRCGHNFCRVCIDRVLDTQVGSGIYFCPECRAESVERPVLIRNITLCNIVESFIFTQPTQDETGVFCTYCVDSPVPAVKSCLHCEASLCDKHLIVHTNAPEHVMTEPTTSLGNRKCSIHRELLKYYCIEDSLCVCVSCRLDGEHQGHQVEILDEASEKKKKRLINVLQELISKREETERRVQSLQERWEQVHENAAGAVATFSALLTDLRRKLEDLQWKVLSEMSREEEKLSLSISDMIQQLEIKKDQLSRKILHIEEMCNMTDPLTVLQESDIEEEEADNEDRERYDKQIHNGGHLDVGLILQTLHTLSQIVGGMKIEVYVPKPADIILDINTAHNKLHISDDRKTAFWSETNQNRPKTPERFQSYNNVLSSSSFTSGRYYWDTDCSTEAGWKIGMCYPSIERKGNRSRIGENNKSWCLRWEHSTLTVIHDSKEIQLPPNAFSKRVRISVDYEAGQLSFYDLSQPIGHIHTFTATFTEPLHAVLCVYWRKVNNVYVDSWVRILSSQKNSM, encoded by the coding sequence ATGCAAAGCTTAGtcaccctgtcatcttcatggttTCTGTCAGACTTTCACTTTTATTTCTTTGCTATACTTTCAGCCATGGCGTCTGCAGATGTGAGAAAGGAGCTGCTGGACTGTTctatctgtctgaacatttatacggaTCCTGTAacactgagatgtggacacaacttctgccgggtctgtattgatcgggTGTTGGATACACAGGTAGGATCTGGAATTTATTTCTGTCCTGAATGCCGAGCAGAGTCTGTGGAGAGGCCTGTACTGATAAGGAACATAACTCTGTGTAACATCGTGGAGAGTTTCATCTTTACTCAGCCAACTCAGGATGAGACTGgagtcttctgtacttactgtgtggactctcctgtaccaGCGGTTAAATCTTGTCTTcattgtgaagcttctctgtgtgataaacacctgataGTCCACACCAATGCACCAGAACATGTCATGACTGAACCCACCACCTCTCTGGGGAAcaggaaatgctccatccatagGGAGCTCTTGAAGTATTATTGCATTGAAGACTCCCTCTGTGTTTGTGTGTCTTGTAGGTTGGATGGAGAGCACCAGGGACATCAGGTGGAGATACTGGATGAGGCctctgaaaagaagaaaaagagactgATAAATGTTCTGCAGGAGTTGATCTCCAAGAGAGAGGAGACTGAGAGAAGAGTCCAGAGTCTACAGGAACGCTGGGAACAAGTACACGAAAATGCAGCTGGTGCAGTAGCGACCTTTAGCGCCTTGCTCACTGACCTCAGGAGAAAGCTGGAAGACCTGCAGTGGAAGGTCCTGAGTGAAATGTCCAGGGAGGAAGAGAAGCTTTCACTGTCCATCTCTGATATGATCCAGcagctggaaataaagaaggatcAACTGTCCAGGAAGATTCTTCACATTGAGGAGATGTGTAACATGActgatccactgactgtcttacaggaatcagataTAGAAGAAGAGGAAgcagataatgaggacagagagagatatGACAAGCAGATCCATAATGGGGGTCATCTGGATGTGGGTTTGATTTTGCAGACATTACACACATTATCTCAGATTGTAGGAGGTATGAAGATCGAGGTCTATGTACCAAAACCTGCAGATATAATACTAGATATAAACACAGCTCATAATAAgctccatatatcagatgacagaaAAACTGCATTCTGGTCTGAAACAAATCAGAATCGCCccaaaacaccagagagatttcagagTTATAATAATGTATTAAGCAGCAGCAGTTTTACATCAGGGCGGTATTACTGGGACACTGATTGCAGCACAGAAGCAGGGTGGAAGATAGGGATGTGTTATCCCAGTATAGAGAGAAAAGGTAATCGGTCACGTATTGGTGAAAACAACAAGTCTTGGTGCTTGCGTTGGGAACATAGCACATTAACAGTAATACATGACAGTAAAGAGATCCAATTACCTCCTAATGCTTTCAGTAAACGAGTCAGGATCTCTGTGGATTATGAAGCTGGACAGCTGTCCTTTTATGATCTCTCTCAGCCAATTGGACACATCCACACCTTCACCGCCACCTTCACAgagcccctccatgctgtgttATGTGTGTACTGGAGAAAGGTGAACAATGTGTATGTAGACAGTTGGGTGAGAATTCTAAGTAGCCAGAAAAATTCGATGTAA
- the LOC141132892 gene encoding E3 ubiquitin/ISG15 ligase TRIM25-like — protein sequence MASADVRKELLDCSVCLNIYTDPVTLRCGHNFCRVCIDRVLDTQVGSGVYSCPECRAESVERPVLIRNITLCNIVESFIFPQPTQDETGVFCTYCVDSPVPAVKSCLHCEASLCDKHLIVHTNAPEHVMTEPTTSLGNRKCSIHRELLKYYCIEDSLCVCVSCSLAGEHRGHQVEILDKASEKKRRRLRNVLQELITKREETKRRAQSLQECRKRVQENAAGEAERFSALLTDLRRKLEDLERKVLSEMSREEEKLSLSISDMIQQLEIKKDQLSRKIHHIEEMCNMTDPLTVLQESDIEEEEADNEDRERYDKQIHNGGHLDVGLILQTLHTLSQIVGGMKIEVYVPKPADIILDINTAHNKLHISDDRKTAFWSETNRNRPKTPERFQSYNNVLSSRGFTSGRYYWDTDCSKIAWWRIGMCYPSIEREGDQSSIGENNKSWALRWEKNTLAVIHDGKEIQLPPKDFSKQVRISLDYEAGQLSFYELSQPIRLLHTFTATFTEPLHAVLCVYWRKVNNVYVDSWVRILNSQKNQM from the coding sequence ATGGCATCTGCAGATGTGAGAAAGGAGCTGCTGGACTGTtctgtctgtctgaacatttatacggaTCCTGTAacactgagatgtggacacaacttctgcagGGTCTGTATTGATCGGGTGTTGGATACACAGGTAGGATCTGGAgtttattcctgtcctgaatgccgAGCAGAGTCTGTGGAGAGGCCTGTACTGATAAGGAACATAACTCTGTGTAACATCGTGGAGAGTTTCATCTTTCCTCAGCCAACTCAGGATGAGACTGgagtcttctgtacttactgtgtggactctcctgtaccaGCGGTTAAATCTTGTCTTcattgtgaagcttctctgtgtgataaacacctgataGTCCACACCAATGCACCAGAACATGTCATGACTGAACCCACCACCTCTCTGGGGAAcaggaaatgctccatccatagGGAGCTCTTGAAGTATTATTGCATTGAGGACTCCCTCTGTGTCTGTGTTTCCTGTAGCTTGGCTGGAGAACATCGGGGACATCAGGTGGAGATACTGGAtaaggcttctgagaagaagaggaggagactgAGAAATGTTCTGCAGGAGCTGATCACTAAGAGAGAGGAGACTAAGAGAAGAGCCCAGAGTCTACAGGAATGCAGGAAAAGAGTACAAGAAAATGCAGCTGGTGAAGCAGAGAGATTTAGCGCCTTGCTCACTGACCTCAGGAGAAAGCTGGAAGACCTGGAGAGGAAGGTCCTGAGTGAAATGTCCAGGGAGGAAGAGAAGCTTTCACTGTCCATCTCTGATATGATCCAGcagctggaaataaagaaggatcAACTGTCCAGGAAGATTCATCACATTGAGGAGATGTGTAACATGActgatccactgactgtcttacaggaatcagataTAGAAGAAGAGGAAgcagataatgaggacagagagagatatGACAAGCAGATCCATAATGGGGGTCATCTGGATGTGGGTTTGATTTTGCAGACATTACACACATTATCTCAGATTGTAGGAGGTATGAAGATCGAGGTCTATGTACCAAAACCTGCAGATATAATACTAGATATAAACACAGCACATAATAAgctccatatatcagatgacagaaAAACTGCATTCTGGTCTGAAACAAATCGGAATCGCCcaaaaacaccagagagatttcagagTTATAATAATGTATTAAGCAGCAGGGGGTTTACATCAGGGCGGTATTACTGGGACACTGATTGCAGCAAAATAGCATGGTGGAGGATAGGGATGTGTTATCCCAGTATAGAGAGAGAAGGTGATCAGTCAAGTATTGGTGAAAACAACAAGTCTTGGGCCTTGCGTTGGGAAAAGAACACATTAGCAGTAATACATGACGGTAAAGAGATCCAATTACCTCCTAAGGATTTCAGTAAACAAGTCAGGATCTCTCTGGATTATGAAGCTGGACAGCTGTCCTTTTATGagctctctcagccaatcagactcCTCCACACCTTCACCGCCACCTTCACAgagcccctccatgctgtgttATGTGTGTACTGGAGAAAGGTGAACAATGTGTATGTAGACAGTTGGGTGAGAATTCTAAATAGCCAGAAAAATCAGATGTAA